In one Corynebacterium bovis DSM 20582 = CIP 54.80 genomic region, the following are encoded:
- a CDS encoding metallophosphoesterase family protein produces MTAGRTLWAVSDLHVAARGNRELVDRYVRPTAPGDWLIVAGDVAERPGDVAAALEELRRRFATVIWVPGNHELFARADDPTRGRRRYDHLVDLCRGLGVLTPEDPYPSFAGHTVAPLFTLYDHSWRPAGSPPGATAAEAVAAAVDRGVMFTDEVAIAPYVDVPAWCADRVRTTVGRLAAVAGPSSPPTVLVNHWPLVRETTRRLAVPEVALWSGTEHTQEWARRFRAAVVVHGHLHIPVETVVDGVPHVEVSLGYPREQARSLAPRIAAGLWPYPVLRETGR; encoded by the coding sequence GTGACCGCGGGCCGCACCCTGTGGGCGGTGTCGGACCTGCACGTCGCCGCGCGGGGCAACCGGGAGCTCGTCGACCGGTACGTCCGCCCCACGGCGCCGGGGGACTGGCTCATCGTCGCCGGCGACGTCGCCGAGCGCCCCGGGGACGTCGCCGCGGCGCTGGAGGAGCTCCGCCGCCGGTTCGCGACCGTCATCTGGGTGCCCGGGAACCACGAGCTGTTCGCCCGGGCGGACGACCCGACGCGGGGACGCCGCCGGTACGACCACCTCGTCGACCTCTGCCGCGGCCTCGGGGTGCTCACCCCCGAGGACCCGTACCCGTCCTTCGCCGGCCACACGGTCGCGCCGCTGTTCACGCTCTACGACCACTCGTGGCGGCCGGCCGGGAGCCCGCCGGGGGCGACCGCGGCGGAGGCGGTCGCCGCGGCGGTGGACCGGGGGGTCATGTTCACCGACGAGGTCGCGATCGCCCCGTACGTGGACGTCCCGGCGTGGTGCGCGGACCGGGTCCGCACGACCGTCGGGCGTCTCGCCGCGGTGGCGGGCCCGTCGTCCCCGCCGACGGTGCTGGTCAACCACTGGCCCCTGGTCCGGGAGACGACGCGGCGGCTCGCCGTCCCGGAGGTCGCGTTGTGGTCGGGGACGGAGCACACGCAGGAGTGGGCGCGGCGGTTCCGCGCCGCGGTCGTCGTGCACGGCCACCTCCACATCCCCGTGGAGACGGTCGTCGACGGTGTCCCGCACGTCGAGGTGTCGCTGGGCTACCCCCGGGAGCAGGCGCGGTCGCTCGCCCCGCGGATCGCGGCGGGGCTGTGGCCGTATCCTGTGCTCCGGGAGACGGGACGGTGA
- a CDS encoding 4'-phosphopantetheinyl transferase family protein, with product MVAYDGDGRAVPPLLTGLLPAGVAATELHVGRGVHDLRRFGLLDEADRAVVARAVASRRAEYGDVRWCARDALARLLPGAAGPVRRGDQGMPVFPEGSVGTLSHTDGVRVAVVGDARRWRSLGCDVEVADPLPEEVTAMVTSEGERRMLAAVRRGPSGELAPGVAATVLFSAKESVYKAWFPLARRFLDFDGADLRLDADGRWEARILDAPTPVPVVAGRWDVRATGGGDVYVVTTAAVGRGPSADGQ from the coding sequence GTGGTCGCGTACGACGGGGACGGTCGCGCGGTCCCGCCCCTGCTCACCGGCCTGCTGCCCGCGGGGGTCGCGGCGACGGAGCTCCACGTCGGCCGGGGGGTGCACGATCTGCGCCGGTTCGGGCTGCTCGACGAGGCCGACCGGGCGGTCGTCGCCCGGGCCGTGGCCTCCCGGCGTGCCGAGTACGGCGACGTCCGGTGGTGTGCGCGGGACGCGCTCGCCAGACTGCTCCCCGGTGCGGCCGGCCCGGTGCGGCGCGGGGATCAGGGGATGCCGGTCTTCCCGGAGGGGTCCGTCGGCACCCTCTCCCACACCGACGGGGTCCGCGTGGCGGTGGTCGGGGACGCCCGACGGTGGAGGAGCCTGGGGTGCGACGTCGAGGTCGCGGACCCGCTGCCGGAGGAGGTGACGGCGATGGTGACCTCGGAGGGGGAACGACGGATGCTCGCCGCGGTCCGGCGGGGGCCGTCCGGGGAGCTCGCCCCGGGGGTCGCGGCGACGGTCCTGTTCAGCGCGAAGGAGTCCGTCTACAAGGCGTGGTTCCCGCTCGCCCGCCGGTTCCTCGACTTCGACGGGGCCGATCTGCGGCTCGACGCGGACGGGCGGTGGGAGGCGCGGATCCTCGACGCCCCGACGCCGGTGCCGGTCGTCGCCGGCCGGTGGGACGTGCGGGCCACCGGCGGGGGAGACGTCTACGTCGTCACGACGGCCGCCGTCGGGCGGGGGCCGTCGGCCGACGGTCAGTAG
- a CDS encoding L-threonylcarbamoyladenylate synthase — MSSNQIPWNGGLQQEAVDLLREPGHIVVSPTKVGYIIVTSDREGLERKFAVKNRKRNKPGVVLCGSMEQLRELAEMTPEIERFYQTCWDRDILMGCILPWREEAKALLPDGADELATDARGTSCFVIRFGVPGENIARELFEKDRRLVFASSANPSGQGNRGVVAGIGEAIAGEADLVIESDEYVAGIQPDKTVETRYEQGVMVSFVDADGALVPEQHGERSVSPCPVLIRRGIYVDEIVAILSEQFNSWDYRHGQYY, encoded by the coding sequence ATGTCCAGCAACCAGATCCCGTGGAACGGCGGTCTCCAGCAGGAGGCCGTGGACCTGCTCCGCGAGCCCGGTCACATCGTCGTCAGCCCGACCAAGGTCGGCTACATCATCGTCACGAGCGACCGCGAGGGCCTCGAGCGGAAGTTCGCGGTGAAGAACCGGAAGCGGAACAAGCCCGGGGTCGTCCTCTGCGGGTCGATGGAGCAGCTCCGCGAGCTCGCCGAGATGACGCCGGAGATCGAGCGCTTCTACCAGACCTGCTGGGACCGGGACATCCTCATGGGCTGCATCCTGCCGTGGCGGGAGGAGGCCAAGGCCCTCCTGCCGGACGGCGCCGACGAGCTCGCCACCGACGCGCGGGGCACGAGCTGCTTCGTCATCCGGTTCGGCGTCCCGGGCGAGAACATCGCCCGCGAGCTCTTCGAGAAGGACCGCCGGCTCGTCTTCGCCAGCTCGGCGAACCCGTCGGGCCAGGGTAACCGGGGCGTCGTCGCGGGCATCGGCGAGGCCATCGCCGGCGAGGCCGACCTCGTCATCGAGTCCGACGAGTACGTCGCCGGCATCCAGCCGGACAAAACCGTCGAGACCCGCTACGAGCAGGGTGTCATGGTCTCCTTCGTCGACGCCGACGGCGCCCTCGTCCCCGAGCAGCACGGCGAGCGGTCGGTGTCCCCGTGCCCGGTGCTCATCCGCCGCGGGATCTACGTCGACGAGATCGTCGCCATCCTGTCCGAGCAGTTCAACTCCTGGGACTACCGCCACGGCCAGTACTACTGA
- the truB gene encoding tRNA pseudouridine(55) synthase TruB: MTSHDVVSRLRRLFRTKRVGHAGTLDPDATGVLVVGVERGTKFLAHLVSDDKRYTADIAFGTTTVTDDAAGEVLTRATPEALAAVTEDRIRTAFSHQVGEIMQRPSSVSSVKVDGRRAHELVREGREVTLPARPVTVHALDVTAVADGAAAPVPTASVAVHCSSGTFIRAIARDVGEELGVGGHVTALRRTAVGPFGIDGARTLDALEAEVRAGEDSAADGSGPADDAAPAGGAAPVPALSLTLDEAVVRSFPVREISDAEGADLALGKWLHPVGMRGVYAAVTPSGRAVALVRERGDRAASVFVARPHGLS, encoded by the coding sequence ATGACGAGTCACGACGTCGTCTCCCGCCTGCGACGACTCTTCCGGACGAAGCGGGTGGGCCACGCCGGCACCCTCGACCCGGACGCCACGGGCGTGCTCGTCGTCGGCGTCGAACGGGGCACGAAGTTCCTCGCCCACCTCGTCAGCGACGACAAGCGCTACACCGCCGACATCGCGTTCGGCACGACCACGGTCACCGACGACGCCGCGGGTGAGGTCCTCACCCGGGCGACCCCGGAGGCGCTCGCCGCGGTGACGGAGGACCGCATCCGCACCGCGTTCTCCCACCAGGTCGGCGAGATCATGCAGCGGCCCAGCAGCGTGTCCTCGGTGAAGGTCGACGGCCGCCGCGCCCACGAGCTCGTCCGCGAGGGCCGGGAGGTCACGCTCCCCGCCCGGCCGGTGACCGTCCACGCCCTCGACGTCACCGCGGTCGCCGACGGGGCCGCCGCGCCGGTGCCGACGGCGTCGGTGGCGGTCCACTGCTCCTCGGGGACATTCATCCGCGCGATCGCCCGCGACGTCGGCGAGGAGCTCGGGGTCGGCGGGCACGTGACCGCGCTGCGCCGCACGGCCGTCGGCCCGTTCGGGATCGACGGGGCCCGCACCCTCGACGCGCTCGAGGCGGAGGTCCGCGCCGGGGAGGACAGCGCCGCCGACGGGTCCGGCCCCGCGGACGACGCCGCCCCGGCCGGGGGCGCGGCCCCGGTGCCCGCCCTGTCGCTGACCCTGGACGAGGCGGTGGTCCGGTCCTTCCCCGTCCGTGAGATCTCCGACGCGGAGGGGGCGGACCTCGCCCTCGGCAAGTGGCTGCACCCGGTCGGGATGCGCGGGGTGTACGCGGCCGTCACCCCGTCCGGCCGGGCCGTCGCGCTGGTCCGGGAGCGGGGCGACCGCGCGGCGAGCGTGTTCGTCGCCCGCCCGCACGGCCTGTCCTGA
- a CDS encoding bifunctional riboflavin kinase/FAD synthetase, whose protein sequence is MDIWHGLDSVPSDLTGSVVTIGVFDGVHRGHRELISRAVTAARSLGVPAVMCTFDPHPTEIFSPDRVPPLLGTVAQRAALAGEAGIDAAVVISFDDEISSWSPAEYVDRVLVDTLHARAVVVGANFTFGHRASGTPETLVELGRERGIDVTVVDLLTDPGAPAGGDDAATAAGAAAGAAGDGGDGAEADGSGSGNRHVVCSTWIRGRLAAGDVEGAAEALGRDFDVVGEVVHGAGRGGAELGFPTANLYLDERYALPADGVYAGYLRILPDPEAGVDAGAVVGTMPVDVDLPAAVSVGSNPTFGDARRSVEAFVLDHHADLYGRRVRVRFTGRVRGMVAFSGVDELMDAIARDVAQVRGMTVAPTSA, encoded by the coding sequence GTGGATATCTGGCACGGACTCGACAGCGTCCCCTCCGACCTCACGGGCTCGGTCGTCACCATCGGGGTGTTCGACGGCGTGCACCGTGGGCACCGTGAGCTGATCTCCCGCGCGGTCACGGCGGCGCGGTCGCTCGGGGTCCCGGCGGTGATGTGCACGTTCGACCCCCACCCGACCGAGATCTTCAGCCCGGACCGGGTGCCGCCGCTGCTCGGCACGGTCGCCCAGCGGGCGGCCCTGGCGGGGGAGGCGGGCATCGACGCCGCCGTCGTCATCTCCTTCGACGACGAGATCTCCTCGTGGTCGCCGGCCGAGTACGTCGACCGCGTGCTCGTCGACACGTTGCACGCCCGGGCGGTCGTCGTCGGGGCGAACTTCACCTTCGGCCACCGCGCGTCCGGCACCCCGGAGACGCTCGTCGAGCTCGGTCGGGAGCGTGGCATCGACGTCACGGTCGTCGACCTCCTCACGGACCCCGGGGCACCGGCCGGGGGTGACGACGCCGCGACCGCCGCGGGGGCCGCCGCCGGTGCCGCCGGTGACGGCGGGGACGGGGCGGAGGCCGACGGCTCCGGGTCGGGGAACCGGCACGTCGTCTGCTCGACGTGGATCCGGGGCCGGCTCGCGGCCGGGGACGTCGAGGGGGCGGCCGAGGCCCTCGGCCGGGACTTCGACGTCGTCGGGGAGGTCGTGCACGGTGCCGGTCGGGGCGGGGCGGAGCTGGGGTTCCCGACGGCGAACCTGTACCTCGACGAGCGCTACGCCCTGCCCGCGGACGGGGTCTACGCCGGCTACCTGCGGATCCTGCCTGACCCGGAGGCGGGGGTGGACGCCGGGGCGGTCGTCGGCACGATGCCCGTGGACGTCGACCTGCCCGCGGCGGTGTCCGTCGGCTCGAACCCGACCTTCGGCGACGCCCGCCGGAGCGTGGAGGCCTTCGTCCTCGACCACCACGCGGACCTCTACGGCCGCCGGGTGCGGGTGCGCTTCACCGGGCGGGTCCGGGGCATGGTCGCGTTCAGCGGCGTCGACGAGCTCATGGACGCCATCGCCCGGGACGTGGCGCAGGTGCGGGGGATGACGGTCGCGCCGACCTCGGCCTGA
- the rpsO gene encoding 30S ribosomal protein S15 has product MALTTEQKSATLKEFGLHETDTGSPEAQVALLTVRIRQLTEHLKMHKHDHHSRRGLLLLVGRRKGLLKYLQENNVERYRTLIERLGLRR; this is encoded by the coding sequence ATGGCTTTGACCACCGAGCAGAAGAGCGCGACCCTCAAGGAGTTCGGCCTCCACGAGACGGACACCGGGTCCCCGGAGGCGCAGGTCGCGCTTCTCACGGTCCGCATCCGCCAGCTCACCGAGCACCTGAAGATGCACAAGCACGACCACCACTCCCGCCGCGGCCTCCTGCTCCTCGTCGGCCGCCGCAAGGGCCTCCTGAAGTACCTCCAGGAGAACAACGTCGAGCGCTACCGTACGCTCATCGAGCGCCTCGGCCTGCGCCGCTGA
- a CDS encoding polyribonucleotide nucleotidyltransferase, producing the protein MSAHKAELIDADAGVWESVATIDNGDFGTRTVRFETGLLARQADGAVTAYLDEDTMLLSTTTASTHPREGLDFFPLTVDVEERMYAAGRIPGSFFRREGRPSTEAILAARQIDRPLRPTFVKGLRNEVQVVVTVMSVDPQELYDVLAINGASASTQLSGLPVSGAVGGVRMALVVDDDHADGQWVAFPTRDQVASSVFELVVAGRVVEQPKGGRRRKSGGDGADQVAIMMVEAGATADVVEKVAAGAPAPTEAVVAEGIEAAKPFIAELCGAQAALAAAVDPTTREFELFPPFGEDVLSAVEAEAADALADIMSVADKQERDEALAANLDEVVETLAGQFPDREREIRAAHNDVTKTIVRDRILTEGFRIDGRDHTTIRDLGIVVQFLPRAHGSAVFERGETQILGVTTLDMLKMEQQIDGLGSNESKRYIHHYNFPPYSTGETGRVGSPKRREIGHGALAERALVPVIPSREDFPYTIRQVSEALGSNGSTSMGSVCASTLSLYNAGVPLKAPVAGIAMGLVSGTVKGKERFVTLTDILGAEDAFGDMDFKVAGTEDFVTALQLDTKLDGVPSSVLGDALTQARTARLEILSTMAEAIDSPDEMSDNAPRITTLQVPPSKIGELIGPKGKTINQITEETGAQITIEDDGTVFVSATDGAAAEAAVDRVNAIANPQLPKVGDRFLGTVVKTTAFGAFVSILPGRDGLVHISNLGGDRRVEKVEDEVSVGEKIQVEIADIDNRGKISLVPVGE; encoded by the coding sequence ATGAGCGCTCACAAGGCAGAACTCATCGACGCCGACGCCGGTGTCTGGGAGTCCGTGGCCACCATCGACAACGGTGACTTCGGGACCCGCACGGTCCGCTTCGAGACCGGGCTCCTCGCCCGCCAGGCGGACGGGGCCGTGACGGCCTACCTGGACGAGGACACGATGCTCCTCTCCACGACGACCGCGTCGACCCACCCCCGGGAGGGGCTGGACTTCTTCCCCCTCACCGTCGACGTCGAGGAGCGGATGTACGCCGCGGGGCGGATCCCCGGCAGCTTCTTCCGCCGTGAGGGGCGCCCGAGCACGGAGGCGATCCTCGCCGCGCGGCAGATCGACCGCCCGCTCCGGCCGACGTTCGTCAAGGGCCTGCGCAACGAGGTGCAGGTCGTCGTGACCGTCATGTCGGTCGACCCGCAGGAGCTCTACGACGTCCTCGCCATCAACGGCGCGTCCGCCTCCACCCAGCTGTCCGGCCTGCCGGTGTCCGGCGCGGTCGGCGGTGTCCGCATGGCGCTCGTCGTCGACGACGACCACGCCGACGGGCAGTGGGTCGCGTTCCCGACCCGTGATCAGGTCGCGTCCTCGGTCTTCGAGCTCGTCGTCGCGGGCCGTGTCGTCGAGCAGCCGAAGGGCGGCCGCCGCCGGAAGTCCGGTGGCGACGGCGCCGATCAGGTCGCGATCATGATGGTCGAGGCCGGGGCCACCGCCGACGTCGTGGAGAAGGTCGCCGCCGGCGCCCCGGCCCCGACCGAGGCCGTCGTCGCCGAGGGCATCGAGGCGGCGAAGCCGTTCATCGCGGAGCTGTGCGGGGCCCAGGCCGCGCTCGCCGCCGCCGTCGACCCGACGACCCGCGAGTTCGAGCTCTTCCCGCCCTTCGGCGAGGACGTGCTCAGCGCCGTCGAGGCCGAGGCCGCCGACGCGCTCGCGGACATCATGTCCGTCGCCGACAAGCAGGAGCGCGACGAGGCCCTCGCCGCGAACCTCGACGAGGTCGTCGAGACCCTGGCCGGGCAGTTCCCCGACCGGGAGCGCGAGATCCGGGCCGCCCACAACGACGTCACGAAGACCATCGTCCGGGACCGGATCCTCACCGAGGGCTTCCGCATCGACGGCCGGGACCACACGACGATCCGTGACCTCGGCATCGTCGTCCAGTTCCTCCCGCGCGCCCACGGCTCGGCGGTGTTCGAGCGGGGCGAGACCCAGATCCTCGGGGTCACGACGCTCGACATGCTGAAGATGGAGCAGCAGATCGACGGCCTCGGCTCCAACGAGTCGAAGCGGTACATCCACCACTACAACTTCCCGCCGTACTCCACGGGTGAGACCGGACGCGTCGGCAGCCCGAAGCGCCGTGAGATCGGCCACGGGGCCCTCGCCGAGCGCGCGCTCGTCCCCGTCATCCCGTCCCGGGAGGACTTCCCGTACACGATCCGCCAGGTCTCCGAGGCGCTGGGCTCCAACGGCTCGACGTCGATGGGCTCCGTGTGCGCCTCGACCCTGTCGCTGTACAACGCCGGTGTGCCGCTGAAGGCCCCGGTCGCGGGCATCGCGATGGGCCTCGTCAGCGGCACGGTCAAGGGCAAGGAGCGGTTCGTCACGCTCACCGACATCCTCGGGGCCGAGGACGCGTTCGGTGACATGGACTTCAAGGTCGCCGGCACCGAGGACTTCGTCACGGCCCTCCAGCTGGACACGAAGCTCGACGGTGTGCCGTCGTCCGTCCTCGGCGACGCCCTGACGCAGGCCCGGACCGCCCGGCTCGAGATCCTCTCGACGATGGCCGAGGCGATCGACTCCCCGGACGAGATGAGCGACAACGCCCCCCGGATCACGACGCTCCAGGTCCCGCCGAGCAAGATCGGCGAGCTCATCGGCCCGAAGGGCAAGACGATCAACCAGATCACCGAGGAGACCGGCGCCCAGATCACGATCGAGGACGACGGCACCGTCTTCGTCTCCGCGACCGACGGTGCCGCCGCCGAGGCGGCCGTCGACCGCGTCAACGCGATCGCGAACCCGCAGCTGCCGAAGGTCGGGGACCGCTTCCTCGGGACCGTCGTGAAGACGACGGCCTTCGGCGCGTTCGTCTCGATCCTCCCGGGGCGCGACGGCCTCGTCCACATCTCGAACCTCGGCGGCGACCGCCGCGTGGAGAAGGTCGAGGACGAGGTCTCCGTCGGCGAGAAGATCCAGGTCGAGATCGCCGACATCGACAACCGGGGCAAGATCTCCCTCGTCCCCGTCGGGGAATGA
- the dapB gene encoding 4-hydroxy-tetrahydrodipicolinate reductase: MTRVGVLGAHGRVGTAVVAAVEAREDLELSAALDSGDDLQQLVDSGTEVVVDFTVPDAVMDNVGFCVRHGIHAVVGTTGWTAERYETVRGWLADAPGVGVLVAPNFAISAVLTMHLARIAAPYFESAEVIELHHPNKKDAPSGTAVHTAEGIAAARAEAGLGAQPDATEQSLDGARGADVDGVPVHAVRMTGMVAHEQVIFGTTGQSLTIRQDSYDRESFVPGVLLGVDRIASTPGLTVGLEHVLGLDS, from the coding sequence ATGACGAGAGTCGGAGTTCTTGGTGCCCACGGACGTGTGGGGACAGCGGTCGTCGCCGCCGTGGAGGCCAGGGAGGACCTGGAGCTCTCGGCCGCGCTGGACAGCGGTGACGACCTGCAGCAGCTGGTGGACAGCGGCACGGAGGTCGTCGTCGACTTCACCGTGCCGGACGCGGTGATGGACAACGTCGGGTTCTGCGTCCGCCACGGCATCCACGCCGTCGTCGGGACGACGGGGTGGACGGCCGAGCGGTACGAGACCGTCCGCGGCTGGCTGGCGGACGCCCCCGGGGTCGGCGTGCTCGTCGCCCCGAACTTCGCGATCTCGGCGGTGCTCACCATGCACCTGGCGCGGATCGCCGCCCCCTACTTCGAGTCGGCGGAGGTCATCGAGCTCCACCACCCGAACAAGAAGGACGCCCCGTCGGGCACGGCGGTGCACACCGCCGAGGGCATCGCCGCCGCGCGGGCGGAGGCCGGCCTCGGCGCGCAGCCGGACGCGACGGAGCAGTCCCTGGACGGCGCCCGCGGGGCCGACGTCGACGGCGTCCCCGTGCACGCGGTGCGCATGACGGGCATGGTCGCCCACGAGCAGGTCATCTTCGGGACGACGGGGCAGTCGTTGACGATCCGCCAGGACTCCTACGACCGGGAGTCGTTCGTCCCGGGCGTGCTCCTCGGTGTCGACCGGATCGCGTCCACCCCCGGGCTCACCGTGGGGCTGGAGCACGTCCTCGGCCTCGACAGCTGA
- the thyX gene encoding FAD-dependent thymidylate synthase has protein sequence MASAADLDVRLIARTDFTPPSDVDWSTDADGPAALVEFAGRACYETWDKPNPHTATNAAYLRHILDVGHFAVLEHATATVYVRGVSRSCAQEIMRHRHFSFSQLSQRYVHADGTRVVVPAAVAADERLTELFLRAVDVAGEAYAELLEGLDDAPSADGAAGSRTGGNSVLRDKQARQAARAVLPNATETRFVMTGNLRSWRHFIAMRAVEHADPEIREVAVRCLRLLTEMSPEVFGDFSVTTLRDGSAMASSPYVNDI, from the coding sequence GTGGCATCAGCAGCGGACCTGGACGTCCGCCTCATCGCGCGGACGGACTTCACGCCGCCGTCGGACGTGGACTGGTCGACCGACGCGGACGGCCCCGCCGCCCTCGTCGAGTTCGCCGGGCGCGCGTGCTACGAGACGTGGGACAAGCCGAACCCGCACACCGCGACGAACGCGGCGTACCTGCGCCACATCCTCGACGTGGGCCACTTCGCGGTCCTCGAGCACGCGACCGCGACGGTGTACGTGCGGGGGGTCTCGCGCTCCTGCGCCCAGGAGATCATGCGGCACCGGCACTTCTCCTTCAGCCAGCTGTCCCAGCGGTACGTCCACGCGGACGGCACGCGCGTCGTCGTGCCCGCCGCGGTCGCCGCGGACGAGCGGCTCACCGAGCTGTTCCTCCGGGCCGTCGACGTCGCGGGGGAGGCGTACGCGGAGCTCCTCGAGGGGCTCGACGACGCCCCCTCCGCGGACGGGGCCGCCGGCTCGCGGACGGGCGGGAACTCTGTCCTGCGGGACAAGCAGGCGCGGCAGGCGGCCCGGGCGGTGCTCCCGAACGCGACGGAGACCCGGTTCGTCATGACCGGGAACCTCCGTTCGTGGCGGCACTTCATCGCGATGCGTGCCGTCGAGCACGCCGACCCCGAGATCAGGGAGGTCGCGGTGCGGTGCCTGCGGTTGCTCACGGAGATGAGCCCGGAGGTCTTCGGGGATTTCTCGGTGACGACGCTGCGGGACGGCTCGGCGATGGCCTCGAGTCCGTACGTCAACGACATCTGA
- the dapA gene encoding 4-hydroxy-tetrahydrodipicolinate synthase, whose protein sequence is MSTGMAATRGAETFGTVSVAMVTPFAEDGSLDLEAGVVLAGRLVDQGCDSLVLGGTTGESPTVSVEEKLRLLTAVRSELGDTVSLVAGAGTYDTAESVRIAKASQDAGADGLLVVTPYYSRPSQEGIYRHFTAVADAVDTPVCIYDIPSRSVVPVAPETIRRLAGHPSVVAVKDAKGDLFAATELMETTDLAWYSGDDPLNLSWLAAGATGFISVIGHVAATELKALRDAFDAGDLATARTIAVRLAPLQRAMGRLGGVAFAKAALRLRGVEVGAPRLPIIEPTPAELDQLEQDLQDAGV, encoded by the coding sequence ATGAGCACAGGCATGGCAGCGACCAGAGGAGCCGAGACCTTCGGCACGGTCTCAGTGGCGATGGTGACCCCGTTCGCCGAGGACGGGTCACTGGACCTGGAGGCGGGGGTGGTCCTCGCGGGCCGTCTCGTCGACCAGGGCTGCGATTCCCTCGTCCTCGGCGGCACGACGGGTGAGTCACCCACCGTGTCCGTGGAGGAGAAGCTCCGCCTGCTCACAGCGGTACGGTCCGAACTCGGCGACACCGTCTCACTCGTCGCCGGTGCAGGAACGTACGACACCGCCGAGTCCGTGCGCATCGCGAAGGCGTCCCAGGACGCCGGTGCGGACGGGCTGCTCGTCGTCACCCCGTACTACTCCCGGCCCAGCCAGGAGGGCATCTACCGGCACTTCACGGCCGTCGCCGACGCCGTCGACACGCCGGTGTGCATCTACGACATCCCCTCGCGGTCGGTCGTCCCGGTCGCCCCGGAGACGATCCGTCGGCTGGCGGGACACCCGTCGGTCGTGGCCGTCAAGGACGCCAAGGGCGACCTCTTCGCGGCGACCGAGCTCATGGAGACGACGGACCTCGCGTGGTACTCGGGTGACGATCCACTCAATCTTTCCTGGCTCGCCGCCGGTGCGACGGGGTTCATCTCCGTCATCGGCCACGTGGCGGCCACGGAACTCAAGGCCTTGCGGGACGCCTTCGACGCAGGTGATCTCGCCACGGCCCGCACGATCGCCGTGCGCCTCGCCCCGCTTCAGCGGGCGATGGGGCGTCTCGGTGGCGTGGCATTCGCGAAGGCGGCACTCCGCCTCCGTGGCGTCGAGGTCGGCGCGCCGCGCCTGCCCATCATCGAACCGACCCCGGCTGAGCTCGATCAGCTGGAGCAAGACCTGCAGGACGCAGGGGTGTAA